The following proteins are encoded in a genomic region of candidate division WOR-3 bacterium:
- the cas4 gene encoding CRISPR-associated protein Cas4: MDLTENKITGTQVAYFIICPRKLWLFTHQIEMEKYSEDVEIGKLISEESFERERYKEILIDDTLKIDFLKLGKEIIINEIKKSRKMEDAHIWQLKFYIYYLKKLGIPCRYGIIHYPKLKRKIEVELSKKDEEKIEDTLREIEIVKRLDKVPAVINKSYCKKCAYYSFCFI, encoded by the coding sequence ATGGATTTGACCGAAAATAAAATTACTGGAACCCAAGTGGCTTACTTTATTATTTGTCCAAGAAAACTATGGCTTTTTACCCATCAAATTGAAATGGAAAAATATTCCGAGGATGTAGAGATTGGAAAATTGATATCGGAAGAAAGTTTTGAAAGAGAGCGCTATAAGGAAATTTTAATTGACGATACCTTAAAGATTGATTTTTTAAAATTGGGAAAAGAGATTATCATTAATGAAATAAAAAAATCCCGCAAAATGGAGGATGCTCATATATGGCAATTAAAATTTTATATCTATTATCTTAAAAAATTAGGCATCCCTTGTCGTTACGGAATAATTCATTATCCTAAACTTAAGAGAAAAATAGAAGTAGAGTTAAGTAAAAAAGACGAAGAAAAAATTGAAGATACGTTAAGAGAAATAGAAATAGTAAAAAGATTAGATAAAGTTCCAGCAGTAATTAATAAATCTTATTGTAAGAAATGTGCCTATTACTCTTTTTGCTTTATTTAA
- the cas6 gene encoding CRISPR-associated endoribonuclease Cas6: MRLKILFDNEQKELLVTQEYRQYFISFLKNIFAGTKIYLNLYSQKVVKPFTFSVFLGKDLIPLDEKKIKISLPIEFLFSTGDPEIFSYFYNGVLDFKKEERVLNISHNFLKIKKIQLFKNIRINSSAGIFKTLGAVILTDPNASAKNFHNYFIIPNDNLEKFNKILELRMAEKYQRIVGKKIDTRIIFTPISDEELAIFIRQRKIDISFSQPIKEIIVKHYKGYLRGFKGIFYLEAHPEMLQFIYDYGLGIRTGQGFGMVDLLAQI; encoded by the coding sequence ATGCGACTTAAAATTTTGTTTGATAATGAGCAAAAAGAATTATTGGTGACTCAAGAGTATCGTCAATATTTTATTTCCTTTTTAAAAAATATCTTTGCCGGTACAAAAATTTATTTAAATCTGTACTCTCAAAAAGTTGTCAAACCTTTTACCTTTTCTGTCTTTTTAGGAAAGGATTTAATTCCTTTGGATGAAAAAAAGATAAAAATAAGTTTGCCAATAGAATTTCTATTTTCTACTGGCGACCCAGAAATTTTTTCTTACTTTTATAATGGCGTCTTAGATTTCAAAAAAGAAGAAAGGGTGCTGAATATTTCTCATAATTTTTTAAAAATCAAAAAGATTCAACTTTTTAAAAATATAAGAATTAATTCTTCAGCAGGGATTTTTAAGACTTTAGGAGCCGTAATTTTAACCGATCCCAATGCTTCGGCTAAGAATTTTCATAATTATTTTATTATTCCCAATGACAATTTAGAAAAATTTAATAAAATTTTAGAACTCCGAATGGCAGAAAAATACCAAAGGATAGTAGGGAAAAAAATTGATACCAGAATAATTTTCACTCCGATTAGCGATGAGGAATTGGCGATATTCATCAGACAAAGAAAAATTGACATCAGTTTTTCTCAACCAATAAAAGAAATAATAGTAAAACATTATAAGGGATATTTAAGAGGATTTAAAGGGATTTTTTATTTAGAAGCTCATCCAGAGATGTTACAATTTATTTATGATTATGGCTTAGGAATTAGAACTGGCCAGGGATTTGGAATGGTTGATTTACTCGCTCAAATATGA